A segment of the Streptomyces sp. NBC_01235 genome:
TCATGGACGCCTCCACCCTCGGCAAGATCGACGTGCAGGGCCCGGACGCCGCGCTCTTCCTCGACCGGCTCTACACCAACATGATGAGCACCCTGAAGGTCGGCATGATCCGCTACGGCGTCATGTGCCGCCTGGACGGGATGCTCTTCGACGACGGCACGGTCATCCGCCTCGCGCAGGACCGCTTCCTGGTCACCACCACGACCGGCAACGCCGCAGCCGTCCTGGACTGGATGGAGGAGTGGCTGCAGACCGAGTGGCCCGAACTGCGGGTCCACTGCACCTCGGTCACCGAACAGTGGGCCACCGTGGCCCTGGTCGGTCCGCGTTCTCGGGAGGTCCTCGGCTCGTTGGCGCCCCAACTGCCTGTGGCCAACGACGACTTCCCGTTCATGGCCTGGCGGGAGACGGCCGTCGCAGGCATCGACGCGCGCGTGTGCCGGATCAGTTTCTCCGGCGAACTGGCCTACGAGATCAACGTGTCGCCCTGGGACGCCCTCACCCTGTGGGAGGCGCTGCACGAGGCAGGCGCCCCGTACGGCATCACCCCGTACGGCACGGAGACCATGCACGTCCTGCGTGCCGAGAAGGGCTACCCGATCATCGGCCAGGACACCGACGGCACGGTCACCCCGCACGACCTCGGCATGAGCTGGGCGGTGTCGAAGAAGAAGCCCGACTTCATCGGCAAGCGTTCCTACGCCCGCGCCGACGCCGTCCGCCCCGACCGCAAGCACCTCGTCGGCCTCCTCCCCGAAGACCCGGCCGCCTTCCTCCCCGAGGGCACCCACCTGGTCGCCGACAGTGAACTGCCCGCCCCGCCCGTCCCGATGCTCGGCCACGTCACCTCCAGCTACCGCAGCGCGGCGCTCGGCCGGACCTTCGCGCTCGCCCTGATCAAGGGCGGCCGGGACCGCATCGGCGAACGCCTCTACGCACCCGTCGGTGACCGGCTGCTGCCGGTGACCGTCGCAAGCCCCGTCCTCTACGACCCCGAGGGAGCCCGCCGCGATGGCTGACACCACCCTGACCGCACGGCAGCGCAGCCCTCTGGCGCACGCCGCCGGCCGCCTTGCCGCCGCGACGCACTCCTGCGGGGGCGCGGTCCGCCTGGCCGAAGTCCCCTTCCTGGCCCAGCTGAACGTCCGCCTCGACGCCAAGAGCCCGGCGGCGGACGCCGTCGGACTCGCCCTGGGACTCCCGTTGCCCCTGGAACCCGACACCGTCGTGCGCGTGGGGGATCTGAGCGCGCTGTGGCTCGGCCCCGACGAATGGCTGTTGGTGGGCCTGCCCGGCACCCAGCGGGACCTGGAGAGCCGGATCCGCTCGGCGGCCGGGGACGACCCCGTCTCCGTCACCGACGTCTCCGCCCAGCGCACCACCGTCCTGGTCGGCGGACCGCGCGCCCGCGACCTGCTCTCCCACGGCTGCCGGTTGGATCTGCACCCGCGTGTCTTCGGCCCCGGCCGTTGCGCCCAGACGACGCTGGCCCGCACCCAGGTCGTCCTGGTGGCCCGGGACGAGCCCAGGGCCGGGTTCTGGGTGCTGGTGCGCTCCTCCTTCGCCGACTACCTGACGGACTGGCTGCTGGACGCTGCCGTGGAATACGGGTGAACGGCTCGGCACGGCGGGCGCACCCCTGGCGCGGGTGACCCGGTGTGCTCCGGCTGGTGGAGCCGACGGTCGAGCAGTCCTGCGCGCGCAGACCACAGGGCCCTCGAAGT
Coding sequences within it:
- a CDS encoding sarcosine oxidase subunit gamma, which encodes MADTTLTARQRSPLAHAAGRLAAATHSCGGAVRLAEVPFLAQLNVRLDAKSPAADAVGLALGLPLPLEPDTVVRVGDLSALWLGPDEWLLVGLPGTQRDLESRIRSAAGDDPVSVTDVSAQRTTVLVGGPRARDLLSHGCRLDLHPRVFGPGRCAQTTLARTQVVLVARDEPRAGFWVLVRSSFADYLTDWLLDAAVEYG